From Rubripirellula reticaptiva, the proteins below share one genomic window:
- a CDS encoding DUF3352 domain-containing protein gives MPHRFRRSQFGLAALFAISLAIVAPVHAQDASSRKTDAPESTVPGAPRMLPHDTLAYIRLDNVDQMRDDFSGSAVGKMLADPSLRPLAGDIYQTLAELFERVGQRVGLTLDELLAIPSGQVAIAALPGNLSDAEEAKVQDDADDESPDAIRRRIARKARQQNSFAGMFIVDAGKQVDDLMAAIEKLESGATQSGYVRRVSKVDGTDLIRLMPPREGRPEIEYFFREKTLVLGIGHGTASTALDHWIGKSDEATLAERTDFTSVMSRSIGAESTRPQLTFFVDPYHIVERLIKRGGAAAFVWPIVEELGIAKIRGLGGSSFRGGEVFEEISHLHILIDTPRDGFFGVLRPETVETTPPDWVPSDVTSYTSVQWDFPTTYKNLGKVLEKFQGPDPLGRFVAEPLKTRLGLELEEDVLDQVTGRYVSCRWVQPPIKLNSQVQLHGLEVKDPVKAKSVIAKIRDRMPGRIEVATVGGNVIYLIKTGRGGNMPQGLRKPEPCFTVLGNWLLISDSREFLERASMASSGSLNQLVSVPEFELVASELGGKLDGEKPFMVSFLRSSEYIRQLYGLAQSPDTRKFLKKQGEKNPLATKVVGMLERNELPPFEKFEKFFAPSGTFAYDEASGMHLGSFTLKAEE, from the coding sequence ATGCCACATCGTTTCCGACGTTCGCAATTCGGGTTAGCCGCTCTGTTTGCGATCTCGCTTGCAATCGTCGCCCCCGTGCATGCTCAAGACGCCTCGAGTCGAAAAACCGACGCTCCGGAATCAACCGTTCCCGGCGCACCGCGAATGTTGCCCCACGACACGCTGGCGTACATTCGGCTGGACAACGTCGATCAAATGCGTGATGACTTTTCCGGCTCGGCAGTCGGCAAGATGCTTGCCGATCCTTCGCTTCGCCCTTTGGCCGGCGACATCTACCAAACGCTTGCTGAATTGTTTGAACGGGTGGGCCAACGAGTTGGCTTGACACTAGACGAATTACTGGCAATTCCAAGCGGCCAAGTCGCAATCGCGGCCCTGCCAGGAAATCTATCCGACGCCGAAGAGGCCAAGGTTCAAGACGATGCCGATGACGAGTCGCCCGACGCGATCCGCCGCCGCATCGCACGCAAGGCTCGGCAACAAAACTCGTTCGCCGGCATGTTCATTGTCGACGCGGGCAAACAAGTCGATGACCTGATGGCCGCTATCGAAAAGCTCGAATCGGGCGCGACACAATCGGGATACGTCCGGCGTGTTTCCAAGGTCGACGGAACCGATCTGATCCGTTTGATGCCGCCACGTGAAGGGCGTCCCGAAATCGAGTACTTCTTTCGCGAAAAAACATTGGTGTTGGGCATCGGACACGGAACCGCATCCACGGCACTCGATCACTGGATCGGCAAGAGCGACGAAGCCACACTCGCCGAACGAACAGATTTTACGTCTGTGATGTCTCGGTCAATCGGCGCCGAATCAACTCGGCCGCAACTGACATTCTTTGTCGATCCCTACCACATCGTTGAACGTCTGATCAAACGAGGCGGCGCGGCAGCATTCGTTTGGCCAATCGTCGAAGAGCTCGGTATCGCCAAAATCCGTGGGCTCGGTGGCAGTTCCTTTCGCGGCGGCGAAGTGTTCGAAGAGATCAGTCATTTGCACATCCTGATTGACACGCCACGCGACGGTTTCTTTGGCGTCTTACGACCCGAAACTGTTGAAACCACACCGCCGGATTGGGTGCCATCGGACGTGACCAGCTACACGTCGGTCCAATGGGATTTCCCAACGACATACAAGAATCTCGGAAAGGTGTTAGAAAAGTTCCAAGGTCCCGATCCACTTGGGCGCTTTGTGGCCGAGCCCTTAAAAACTCGCCTCGGACTCGAACTGGAAGAGGACGTTCTTGACCAAGTGACCGGACGATACGTGTCGTGTCGATGGGTCCAGCCACCAATCAAACTCAACAGCCAGGTCCAGTTGCACGGACTCGAGGTCAAAGACCCAGTCAAAGCAAAATCCGTGATCGCCAAGATTCGTGACCGCATGCCCGGGCGAATCGAAGTTGCAACAGTAGGCGGCAACGTGATCTACCTGATCAAGACTGGCCGCGGCGGCAACATGCCTCAGGGACTGCGCAAACCGGAACCCTGCTTCACCGTGCTCGGCAATTGGTTGCTGATCAGCGATAGCCGGGAATTCTTGGAACGAGCATCGATGGCGTCTTCTGGGTCGCTGAATCAATTAGTCTCGGTTCCTGAATTTGAACTCGTGGCCAGCGAACTTGGCGGAAAACTTGACGGTGAAAAGCCGTTCATGGTTTCGTTTCTAAGAAGCTCGGAATACATTCGCCAGCTCTACGGATTGGCCCAGTCACCCGACACGCGGAAGTTCCTGAAGAAACAGGGCGAGAAGAATCCGCTAGCGACAAAAGTCGTCGGCATGTTGGAACGAAATGAGCTGCCACCGTTCGAGAAGTTCGAGAAATTCTTCGCTCCAAGCGGCACATTCGCCTACGACGAAGCCTCCGGAATGCACCTCGGATCGTTCACGCTAAAAGCCGAGGAATAA
- a CDS encoding BON domain-containing protein, translating into MERLDEEHAADGERACLISLAETTASLLSFDTIGYILASGSNFANVRHSRSLSAERNSSIAVKMGDPIPLNARVEFQALMFRSKTSFVAILALATVSISIGSTSAQGQNTGTGTNAAGAGGVTTPGGMGSLDVSTAFSAIERGTAVGSTGNTGAGFSSLSVAAPNSGAGGGRTTGGGGFGGLGGFGGLFGNTSAANQNVKPVIRTRLRSAVEVPARTNSYVQQTASQTMRSVPSRAGLNGVGVYVENGTAVVTGVVRSERDRRMSELMMRLEPGVHRVENRVVVSP; encoded by the coding sequence ATGGAAAGACTGGACGAAGAGCATGCTGCGGACGGTGAAAGGGCCTGTTTGATTAGCTTAGCCGAAACAACCGCTTCATTGCTTTCATTCGACACAATCGGATACATCTTGGCATCCGGATCAAATTTCGCGAACGTTCGTCACAGCCGTTCACTTTCAGCGGAACGAAACTCGTCCATTGCGGTTAAGATGGGTGATCCGATCCCCTTAAATGCTCGCGTGGAGTTTCAGGCGCTTATGTTTCGTTCAAAGACAAGTTTCGTTGCCATCTTGGCTCTAGCAACGGTCTCGATTTCCATTGGTTCCACATCCGCGCAAGGCCAAAATACGGGCACCGGAACGAATGCGGCGGGTGCCGGCGGTGTTACGACTCCTGGTGGAATGGGCAGCCTGGATGTGTCGACGGCTTTCTCAGCCATCGAGCGTGGTACGGCTGTTGGATCGACCGGAAATACTGGAGCCGGGTTTAGCTCGTTAAGTGTCGCGGCACCTAACAGCGGCGCAGGCGGCGGTCGTACGACTGGCGGCGGAGGCTTTGGCGGACTTGGCGGATTCGGTGGATTGTTTGGGAACACTTCCGCGGCGAATCAGAATGTGAAACCGGTCATTCGCACACGTTTGCGATCAGCCGTTGAAGTCCCTGCAAGGACGAACAGCTATGTCCAGCAAACGGCTAGCCAAACGATGCGTTCCGTTCCAAGCCGCGCCGGCCTTAACGGCGTTGGCGTCTATGTCGAAAACGGCACCGCAGTTGTAACGGGGGTTGTCCGAAGCGAACGTGACCGTCGAATGAGCGAACTGATGATGCGGTTGGAACCTGGTGTTCACCGAGTTGAAAATCGTGTGGTCGTTTCACCCTAA
- a CDS encoding polysaccharide biosynthesis/export family protein, protein MKFNPSSVKTTQSARCLTKMKSVSAGVMFAVGLCAMATQAVAQQGTVSVLDSADTRIMDLTDNPVASPCGCQSTPGGYPCVGGCQKCMIGVDCRDNCGAEARWRDIRPMPFDAYGPGGYAGPSRFAHLSEYRLRPGDQVQVLYLITRRQRTGEYKLTPGDEVLIESGTDADLTRGSLESGLMVQPDGTITVRMLGQVHAAGLTVAQLREILDEEYSKFVKQPSIDVTPVKTNTLAEDIRNAVGGQSGFNQQSITVEVTPDGKVRLPGIGEVCVQGFSLNQLKREINLRYKEIVVGIDTEPILTQQAPHQVHVLGQVNQPGRIQLDAPTTVLGAIASAGGHQIGGNLRQVVVFRRAEDWRLISTVLDLQGAMLGKRPTPADEIWLRDGDVIIVPNKPITRFNNWAQQIFTDGLYRIFPVQFNGLNDL, encoded by the coding sequence ATGAAGTTCAATCCGTCCAGCGTCAAAACGACTCAATCCGCACGCTGCCTGACCAAGATGAAAAGCGTCTCTGCAGGCGTGATGTTCGCAGTCGGGTTGTGTGCGATGGCAACTCAGGCTGTGGCTCAACAGGGTACGGTTTCAGTCCTGGACTCGGCCGATACGCGGATCATGGATCTGACGGATAATCCCGTGGCCAGCCCGTGCGGATGCCAGAGCACGCCGGGTGGATATCCGTGTGTGGGGGGTTGCCAGAAATGCATGATCGGCGTTGATTGCCGAGACAACTGTGGTGCCGAAGCTCGCTGGCGTGACATTCGCCCGATGCCGTTCGATGCCTACGGCCCAGGCGGTTACGCCGGACCGTCGCGGTTTGCGCACCTAAGCGAATATCGTCTTCGTCCTGGCGACCAAGTCCAAGTGCTGTACCTAATCACTCGTCGCCAACGTACCGGCGAATACAAGCTGACACCCGGCGACGAAGTTTTGATCGAATCGGGAACCGACGCCGACCTGACCCGCGGCTCGTTAGAATCTGGGCTAATGGTTCAACCCGACGGCACCATCACGGTTCGCATGTTGGGGCAAGTTCACGCCGCTGGATTGACGGTCGCGCAACTGCGAGAAATCCTTGACGAAGAGTACTCGAAGTTCGTCAAGCAGCCTTCGATCGATGTGACCCCTGTCAAGACAAACACACTTGCCGAAGATATTCGCAACGCAGTCGGTGGACAGAGCGGTTTTAATCAGCAATCGATCACCGTCGAGGTCACACCTGACGGCAAGGTTCGTTTGCCCGGTATCGGCGAAGTCTGTGTGCAAGGATTTTCGCTGAATCAGCTAAAACGCGAAATCAATTTGCGGTACAAAGAGATCGTCGTTGGTATCGACACCGAACCGATCCTAACCCAGCAAGCACCGCACCAAGTTCACGTGCTTGGACAAGTCAACCAGCCCGGTCGAATTCAGTTGGACGCACCGACGACCGTACTTGGCGCGATCGCGTCAGCCGGTGGCCACCAAATCGGTGGCAACCTACGACAAGTCGTCGTGTTCCGGCGGGCCGAAGATTGGCGTCTGATCTCGACCGTACTGGATCTGCAAGGCGCGATGTTAGGTAAACGACCAACTCCCGCCGATGAAATCTGGCTACGCGATGGTGATGTCATCATCGTGCCCAACAAACCGATCACTCGGTTCAATAACTGGGCACAACAGATCTTCACGGACGGCCTGTACCGAATCTTCCCGGTACAGTTCAACGGACTCAACGATCTGTAG
- a CDS encoding EAL domain-containing protein: MPSVDLATIERLRRSSLVADDVWFLSGPTQPGEGVMHIPVDGNPYVVGRKSGVSLKLQFRTVSGSHASMWVDNGILMLRDMGSTNGTYVNGNRLAPNAPIAISEEDLIHFAEAPFRVRRQSPTGMSNGTYAENVCDQALALVQFDRLMSERLVKPHFQAIVDMKDSQAIGFEILGRGSVFGLESVGAMFQAAEQLNLEVELSQLLRWEGIRVGRDLPERPTLFVNTHPREMEDGDGLIKSLINLRDMTGGTDLVLEIHESAVTNPKLMQTLSSALRDLNIRLAYDDFGSGQARLAELIEARPNFVKFDISLVRAIDRANEQRRRMLETLVTMVRDLDIVALAEGIETAEEAEVCKEIGFELAQGFFFGRPTPA; encoded by the coding sequence ATGCCTTCGGTCGATCTCGCCACCATTGAACGACTACGTCGCAGCTCGCTTGTCGCGGATGATGTTTGGTTCCTATCGGGCCCCACACAACCGGGCGAAGGAGTCATGCACATTCCTGTCGATGGAAATCCGTACGTTGTCGGCCGTAAATCTGGCGTTTCGCTAAAGCTGCAGTTTCGAACTGTCAGCGGCAGTCACGCATCGATGTGGGTGGATAACGGAATCTTGATGCTGCGAGACATGGGCAGCACCAACGGAACCTACGTCAACGGAAACCGACTTGCCCCCAACGCCCCGATCGCGATCAGCGAAGAAGACTTGATTCACTTTGCCGAAGCCCCTTTCCGCGTCCGACGTCAATCGCCGACGGGAATGAGCAACGGTACCTACGCAGAAAACGTTTGCGATCAAGCACTCGCACTTGTTCAGTTTGATCGTTTGATGAGCGAGCGGCTTGTCAAACCTCACTTCCAAGCCATCGTGGACATGAAAGACAGTCAAGCGATTGGTTTCGAGATCCTGGGACGCGGCAGCGTGTTCGGATTAGAATCGGTCGGCGCGATGTTCCAAGCCGCTGAACAACTGAACCTCGAAGTCGAACTCAGCCAATTGCTTCGATGGGAAGGAATCCGCGTCGGTCGCGATCTTCCCGAACGTCCGACTCTGTTCGTCAACACTCACCCGCGTGAAATGGAAGACGGCGACGGACTGATCAAATCGCTGATCAACCTACGTGACATGACTGGCGGCACCGACCTGGTGCTGGAAATTCACGAATCCGCCGTGACGAATCCAAAGCTGATGCAGACACTCAGTTCCGCACTGCGAGATCTAAACATTCGACTTGCATACGACGATTTTGGATCCGGCCAAGCACGATTGGCAGAATTGATCGAAGCTCGTCCCAACTTTGTTAAGTTTGATATTTCGTTGGTTCGGGCAATCGACCGCGCCAATGAACAGCGTCGACGAATGCTTGAAACTTTAGTCACGATGGTCCGCGATCTGGACATCGTTGCACTCGCCGAAGGCATCGAAACCGCGGAAGAAGCCGAAGTTTGCAAAGAAATCGGCTTCGAATTGGCTCAAGGTTTCTTCTTTGGCCGCCCAACGCCCGCCTAG
- a CDS encoding ATP-binding protein, whose product MTTLTSETQSFEPSLLGGLLSNDTFWPSQPQNTSETGLSESFIEALVMKTVLIGGTISGRAVSDRTGLTFRVIEPLLDVLRTRKLVSHVRPAAFNDYYYSLTEAGQKRSQDYMKQCSYVGPAPVPLQDYVLSVEAQAAGLDPIDRDQLREALADISYQDGLLDELGPAVNSNTGMFLFGPPGNGKTTIARCLTRVLGQEIWIPHAIIDDGNLIKLQDDAFHRPAPVPEASGNILKAQEWDRRWLRIGRPTVVVGGELVMENLEVRHDPRSNICEAPLQMKSNCGCLLIDDFGRQRIEPEELLNRWIVPLENNCDYLTLPTGKKIQIPFEQLIIFSTNLEPASLVDEAFLRRVPYKIFVDDPTPEEFIQLMTDVAKKLGFPNTPQAASHLLKFYGETNRNLRRCHPRDLLTQVANFCKYRKLPFAIRPEYLDQACRSYFSQL is encoded by the coding sequence ATGACCACCCTGACTTCTGAAACGCAGTCCTTTGAACCAAGCTTGCTGGGCGGGCTACTTTCGAACGACACGTTCTGGCCCAGCCAGCCTCAGAACACTAGCGAAACTGGTCTGAGCGAATCGTTCATCGAAGCGCTCGTCATGAAAACTGTCTTGATCGGCGGTACCATCAGCGGTCGTGCGGTTTCGGATCGAACTGGGCTGACGTTCCGAGTCATCGAGCCTTTGTTGGACGTGCTGCGAACTCGCAAACTGGTTTCGCACGTTCGACCCGCTGCCTTCAACGACTACTACTATTCGCTGACCGAAGCTGGGCAGAAGCGGTCGCAAGATTACATGAAGCAGTGCAGCTATGTCGGGCCTGCGCCCGTACCGTTGCAAGACTACGTATTAAGTGTCGAAGCCCAAGCTGCCGGATTGGACCCGATCGATCGCGACCAACTTCGCGAAGCGTTAGCGGATATCTCGTACCAAGACGGATTGCTGGACGAACTAGGACCAGCCGTTAACAGCAACACGGGTATGTTCCTGTTCGGGCCTCCCGGCAACGGAAAGACCACGATTGCAAGATGCTTGACACGAGTGCTAGGTCAAGAAATCTGGATTCCTCATGCAATCATTGATGACGGAAACTTGATCAAGCTGCAAGACGATGCATTCCATCGTCCCGCGCCGGTTCCCGAAGCAAGCGGTAATATCCTGAAGGCTCAGGAATGGGATCGCCGATGGTTAAGAATCGGACGTCCGACGGTCGTCGTCGGTGGCGAACTGGTGATGGAAAACCTTGAGGTTCGTCACGATCCACGATCCAATATTTGCGAAGCACCATTGCAGATGAAGAGTAACTGCGGATGCTTGTTGATCGACGACTTCGGCCGACAACGTATTGAGCCCGAGGAACTTCTTAACCGCTGGATCGTGCCGCTGGAAAACAACTGCGACTATCTGACGTTACCGACGGGTAAGAAGATTCAGATTCCATTCGAGCAACTCATCATCTTTTCGACCAACCTAGAACCTGCTTCGTTGGTTGACGAGGCGTTCTTGCGCCGAGTTCCTTACAAGATCTTCGTCGACGATCCGACACCCGAAGAGTTCATTCAGTTGATGACTGATGTGGCAAAAAAGCTTGGCTTTCCTAACACACCGCAGGCGGCCTCGCATTTGCTGAAGTTTTACGGCGAAACCAACCGCAACCTTCGTCGTTGTCATCCGCGTGACTTGCTGACTCAAGTCGCCAACTTTTGTAAGTACCGAAAGCTTCCCTTCGCGATCAGGCCCGAGTATCTCGATCAAGCTTGCCGCAGCTACTTCAGCCAACTGTAA
- a CDS encoding protein kinase domain-containing protein translates to MPTIQRKKICAGYEPVPGYVLEEVIGRGGFGEVWRSSAPGGLKKAIKFVFGNQDQSRATREMRSLERVKGVHHPFLLTLERFEVIDDQLIIITELADGSLEDVFKRHRDNGSCGIPRDVLLSHLHDTADGLDYLHQSYQLQHLDIKPGNLLIIGGHVKVADFGLLKDLRDIDCSVVGGLTPIYAPPEVFDGRPSLHSDQYSLAVMFQELLTGTRPFSGRTIAQLATQHVHSAPNLEALPPSDRPVIARALEKNPNRRFPSCKAFVEALRNHRDRLSQIQSQFVDDDAHDTEDGVVTPGASVEDLPQIAEGSSNRKGVLAQHALVIGLGGTGAECVRELRHRIAELHIASPLHLHSMVIDTDLSTIHTLRLGEVSDRVPKCNSVYTPLRTAHEYRDAGTNRLKSISRRWIYNVPRSGSTEGMRPLGRLALVDHGKMVKDRLIQSIEEMVAECGSVPPKIYVVGSLAGGTGSGMYIDIVHLLRSMLDESGLEEVRILSLLSSVGFQIDHSNPLALHDAQAALNEIEFFMQVGNGYPGDEGAGWPSVPAARTPLRDLYLICASSADQLASNPIETITEYIWGDSTGCGDLLAAARRYEQSDSPSIRKPSIRSVGVIPLGDRHGVETRVLSPAVVRELLTRWLGVPSKARKASPDLADRFERRLSLSLQHTIETLTDHLDMKALPNPTVGGIEKVVADRVKNGNYDWVSAGWLNNIYREISVCLNDRRADVSTVFESLKLLNDRCLEWSRDAMQSAPSPVGAEETVVADAIYIDAIVKRLSAHQLEQFASGLTFLEERLERLAAILAVGVVDTKNEMGDFNPWDSMPEVVRKQFDGVVKQLHSDTVGQCLIRPMNDLGANLDSRSLIFELTELTVPIVVDMVERHSAEVAKARVGVLNVEQPDQATTSLTNTAPQSAINRTAQTHEVTMANQPRVASGPMSIDDAIVCVKPALLSLGGLQRLILVVGSEVERTQLEPQVRAIHPGSLTVAVIPNTEPKLIHEAQKIELKNVMSRLAVLNGANEQVTSRLASRVDVAF, encoded by the coding sequence ATGCCAACGATTCAACGAAAAAAGATCTGTGCTGGATACGAGCCCGTACCCGGCTACGTTCTCGAGGAAGTGATTGGCCGCGGCGGTTTCGGCGAGGTCTGGCGGTCGTCGGCGCCGGGTGGGTTAAAGAAAGCGATCAAGTTCGTTTTCGGCAACCAAGACCAGTCGCGCGCTACCCGAGAAATGCGTTCACTTGAACGTGTGAAGGGAGTTCATCACCCCTTCCTATTGACGTTGGAACGGTTCGAAGTGATTGACGATCAATTGATCATCATCACCGAATTGGCTGATGGCTCGCTTGAAGATGTTTTCAAACGTCATCGCGACAATGGATCTTGCGGAATTCCTCGCGACGTCTTGCTTTCGCACCTACACGATACCGCGGATGGACTGGACTATCTGCACCAATCCTACCAACTGCAGCACCTGGATATTAAGCCGGGTAATCTTCTGATCATCGGCGGTCATGTCAAGGTCGCCGACTTTGGTCTGTTGAAAGACTTGCGGGACATTGATTGCAGCGTCGTTGGCGGACTGACACCCATCTACGCGCCACCCGAAGTGTTCGACGGTCGACCAAGTTTGCATAGCGATCAATATTCGCTTGCCGTCATGTTCCAAGAACTGTTGACCGGGACGCGTCCCTTCAGTGGGCGTACGATCGCGCAACTAGCGACCCAGCACGTTCACAGCGCGCCAAACCTTGAAGCCCTGCCGCCGAGCGACAGGCCGGTCATCGCACGTGCGCTTGAAAAGAACCCTAACCGACGATTCCCAAGCTGCAAAGCGTTTGTCGAAGCACTGCGGAATCACCGTGATCGATTGAGCCAAATTCAGAGTCAGTTTGTCGATGATGACGCTCACGATACCGAAGATGGAGTTGTCACGCCGGGCGCAAGTGTCGAAGATCTGCCGCAAATCGCTGAAGGTTCGTCCAACCGAAAAGGAGTGCTCGCTCAGCACGCACTTGTGATCGGGTTGGGCGGAACTGGTGCTGAATGTGTTCGCGAACTGCGTCACCGCATTGCTGAACTGCACATCGCCAGTCCGTTGCATCTGCACAGCATGGTGATTGATACGGACCTGTCAACGATCCACACGTTGCGTTTGGGCGAAGTTTCCGATCGAGTTCCCAAATGCAACAGCGTCTACACACCGCTGCGAACGGCGCACGAGTACCGCGATGCGGGGACGAACCGACTGAAATCAATTTCCCGGCGTTGGATCTATAACGTTCCACGTAGTGGGTCCACCGAAGGAATGCGACCGCTTGGTCGATTAGCCCTGGTCGATCACGGAAAGATGGTCAAAGATCGATTGATTCAATCGATCGAAGAGATGGTCGCGGAGTGCGGATCGGTTCCACCTAAAATTTACGTCGTGGGATCTCTTGCCGGTGGAACAGGCAGCGGAATGTATATCGACATCGTGCACTTGCTGCGCAGCATGTTGGATGAATCCGGACTGGAAGAAGTTCGCATATTGTCATTGCTGTCATCTGTTGGTTTTCAAATTGACCACTCCAACCCATTGGCGTTGCATGACGCGCAGGCCGCGTTGAATGAAATTGAATTCTTCATGCAGGTCGGCAACGGTTACCCGGGCGACGAAGGGGCAGGTTGGCCTAGCGTACCGGCCGCTCGAACTCCGCTGCGTGATCTATACTTGATCTGTGCATCATCCGCTGACCAATTGGCAAGTAATCCGATCGAGACCATCACGGAATACATTTGGGGTGATTCAACGGGTTGCGGCGATCTCTTAGCAGCGGCTCGTCGATACGAACAAAGTGATTCGCCGTCGATCCGCAAACCGTCGATTCGATCGGTCGGTGTGATTCCGCTCGGCGATCGTCACGGCGTCGAAACTCGCGTGCTGTCACCCGCTGTTGTCCGTGAACTGCTGACGCGTTGGTTAGGTGTGCCGTCGAAGGCTCGAAAAGCATCGCCGGATTTAGCCGATCGATTCGAGCGTCGGCTAAGTCTGTCGCTGCAACATACGATCGAGACGCTGACCGATCACCTGGACATGAAAGCGTTACCAAATCCGACCGTTGGCGGGATCGAGAAGGTTGTTGCCGACCGTGTGAAAAACGGCAATTATGATTGGGTCTCGGCCGGTTGGTTGAACAATATCTATCGTGAGATCTCGGTTTGTTTAAACGATCGCCGCGCTGATGTTTCGACTGTTTTCGAATCGTTGAAACTGCTTAATGACCGTTGTCTTGAATGGTCACGCGATGCAATGCAATCGGCACCGTCACCTGTCGGGGCGGAAGAGACCGTCGTCGCAGATGCGATCTACATTGATGCAATTGTGAAACGATTGAGTGCGCATCAGTTGGAGCAATTCGCGAGCGGTTTGACATTTTTGGAAGAACGACTCGAACGATTGGCTGCCATCCTTGCCGTCGGTGTTGTGGATACGAAAAACGAGATGGGCGACTTTAACCCGTGGGATTCCATGCCCGAGGTTGTCCGCAAGCAGTTCGATGGAGTCGTCAAGCAGTTGCATTCCGATACGGTCGGGCAATGTTTGATTCGGCCAATGAACGATCTGGGAGCGAATCTTGATTCCCGTTCGCTGATTTTTGAGTTGACCGAACTGACGGTACCGATCGTGGTTGACATGGTTGAACGTCACAGCGCCGAAGTTGCCAAGGCTCGCGTGGGAGTACTGAATGTCGAGCAGCCGGATCAAGCAACCACCAGCCTGACGAATACTGCGCCGCAATCAGCCATCAACCGGACGGCTCAGACGCACGAAGTAACGATGGCGAATCAGCCGCGTGTGGCCAGCGGTCCGATGTCAATCGACGATGCGATCGTATGTGTCAAACCCGCACTCTTATCACTAGGCGGCTTACAACGGCTGATCTTGGTGGTGGGGAGCGAAGTGGAACGAACCCAGTTGGAACCCCAGGTCCGTGCGATTCATCCAGGATCATTGACCGTTGCCGTGATTCCAAACACGGAGCCCAAGTTGATCCACGAAGCTCAAAAGATCGAACTCAAGAACGTCATGTCCAGACTGGCTGTTCTCAATGGTGCCAACGAACAAGTCACCAGTCGATTGGCAAGTCGAGTCGACGTCGCATTTTAG